From one Oncorhynchus keta strain PuntledgeMale-10-30-2019 chromosome 30, Oket_V2, whole genome shotgun sequence genomic stretch:
- the LOC118363681 gene encoding 1-acyl-sn-glycerol-3-phosphate acyltransferase gamma-like, whose product MGLIAYIKSLFILQLLVGFVFVVSGLIINFIQLCTCALWPIDKQLYRKINTRLSYSLWSQLVMLLEWWSSTECTIFTDQATVDKFGKEHVIIILNHNYEIDFLCGWTMCERYGVLGASKVLAKYELLKVPLIGWTWYFLEIVFCKRKWEEDRDTVFKGLTQLKDYPEFMWFLLYCEGTRFTPKKHEISMEVAESKGLPKLKYHLLPRTKGFTTTLSCLKGTVSAVYDVTLNFRDKKVPTLLGIVSGKKYMADMNITRYPVEEIPEDEKECATWLHKLYQRKDALQEHYEKEGSFPGPAIKPPRRLWTLLNFLFWATLLLTPLLNFACGVFVSGSPLLIVIFLIFCIIASIAVRRLISVSEVNKSGSTYGKMEGKKEN is encoded by the exons ATGGGGCTGATAGCGTACATCAAGAGCCTATTCATCCTCCAGCTGCTCGTTGGCTTTGTGTTTGTGGTCAGCGGCCTCATCATCAACTTCATCCAGCTCTGCACCTGCGCCCTATGGCCCATCGACAAGCAGCTCTACAGGAAGATCAACACCCGCCTCTCCTACTCCCTCTGGAGCC agcTGGTGATGCTGCTGGAGTGGTGGTCAAGTACAGAATGCACCATATTCACAGACCAGGCCACGGTGGACAAATTTGGCAAGGAGCACGTCATCATCATCCTCAACCACAACTACGAGATCGACTTCCTCTGCGGCTGGACCATGTGTGAACGCTACGGCGTGCTTgga GCTTCAAAGGTCTTGGCCAAGTACGAACTGCTGAAGGTGCCACTGATTGGCTGGACATGGTACTTCCTGGAGATTGTCTTCTGTAAGAGGAagtgggaggaggacagagatacCGTGTTCAAAGGCCTGACCCAGCTGAAGGATTACCCTGAGTTTATGTGG ttCCTATTGTACTGTGAAGGCACCCGTTTCACACCGAAGAAGCATGAGATCAGTATGGAGGTAGCAGAGAGTAAAGGTCTACCAAAACTCAAATACCATCTACTGCCCAGAACCAAAGGCTTCACCACAACACTGAGCTGTCTCAAAGGCACAG TATCTGCTGTGTACGACGTGACACTAAATTTCAGAGACAAGAAGGTCCCAACACTGCTGGGAATCGTCAGTGGAAAGAAGTACATGGCAGATATGAATATCAC ACGGTACCCAGTGGAGGAAATCCCAGAGGACGAGAAGGAGTGTGCAACCTGGCTTCACAAGCTCTACCAGCGGAAG GATGCACTGCAGGAGCACTACGAGAAGGAGGGCAGTTTCCCCGGTCCCGCTATCAAGCCCCCCCGTCGGCTGTGGACGCTGCTCAACTTCCTCTTCTGGGCCACCCTGCTTCTTACCCCCCTCCTCAACTTCGCCTGTGGGGTGTTTGTCAGCGGCTCTCCCCTCCTTATCGTCATCTTCTTGATCTTCTGCATTATCG cctCCATAGCAGTGCGCCGCCTGATCAGTGTATCTGAGGTGAACAAATCCGGCTCTACTTACGGCAAAATGGAGGGCAAAAAGGAAAACTAG